The genomic interval GACTACCGAGAGGCGGTACGGGCGTTTGGCGAGAAACGGCCACCCCGCTTCAAGGGACAGTAGTTCAGGGAAGATTCGTTTCGGGAAGCCGACTCAGCGAAGCCGAATCCGATCTCTGTTTCAGCGCGCCTGCGACTCCGGTAGTGCGAAAGCCAGAAGCCGGTCGCCGACCTCGACCCCGCCCCGTTGATAGCCCATCGCCGCGATGACCACGAACTGACGTCCGCCTGCGGAATACGTCATGGGTG from bacterium carries:
- a CDS encoding PQQ-binding-like beta-propeller repeat protein, whose product is IFIGAALEKAFRAFDAETGEEIWNTRLPFGPQATPMTYSAGGRQFVVIAAMGYQRGGVEVGDRLLAFALPESQAR